The following are encoded together in the Clostridia bacterium genome:
- a CDS encoding NADH-quinone oxidoreductase subunit A: MPLYVDLVVFLLAGFTFPLVNVLLSKLFRRDYPDPLKEVSYESGIVPIGDARVRYHIHYYIFALVFLVFDVEGLFLFPWAVVFRDLNPLVAFGEALVFIAMLIVGLVYAWKKKVLTWI, from the coding sequence ATGCCGTTATATGTCGACCTTGTCGTGTTCCTTCTGGCCGGGTTCACGTTCCCGCTCGTCAACGTCCTCTTGTCCAAGCTGTTCCGGCGCGACTATCCGGACCCGCTGAAAGAGGTCTCGTACGAGAGCGGCATCGTCCCGATTGGCGACGCTCGTGTACGGTATCACATTCACTATTACATCTTCGCCCTCGTGTTCCTGGTGTTCGACGTCGAGGGTCTTTTCCTTTTTCCATGGGCTGTCGTCTTCCGGGACCTGAACCCGCTTGTCGCGTTCGGTGAGGCTCTGGTGTTCATCGCCATGCTGATCGTCGGTTTGGTCTACGCCTGGAAGAAGAAGGTATTGACATGGATCTGA
- a CDS encoding NADH-quinone oxidoreductase subunit B produces MDLKRRLRPAEWWRPVSGEARAGVAPAVEGHDSERLPPVWQHLPGVFTTNAQALINWSRANSVWYMTFGIACCAIEMMHTGGPRFDFDRFGMIPRASPRQSDLMFVAGTVTEKMAPVIRQLYEQMAEPRWVVAMGGCASNGGPYHTGYNVVDGVDKIVPVDVYVPGCPPSPEALLHGVLLLQEKIRRASLPAGR; encoded by the coding sequence ATGGATCTGAAGCGCCGCTTGCGTCCTGCGGAATGGTGGCGGCCCGTCTCCGGCGAGGCGCGTGCCGGAGTGGCGCCGGCCGTCGAGGGGCACGACTCCGAACGCCTGCCGCCCGTCTGGCAGCACCTTCCGGGCGTCTTCACGACCAACGCGCAGGCGCTCATCAACTGGAGCCGCGCCAACTCCGTCTGGTACATGACGTTCGGCATCGCCTGCTGCGCCATCGAGATGATGCACACGGGCGGCCCGCGTTTTGACTTCGACCGATTCGGCATGATCCCGCGCGCGTCGCCCCGGCAGTCGGACCTGATGTTCGTCGCCGGCACGGTGACGGAGAAGATGGCGCCCGTCATCCGCCAGTTGTACGAGCAGATGGCCGAACCGCGCTGGGTCGTCGCCATGGGCGGCTGCGCCTCCAACGGCGGCCCGTACCACACGGGGTACAACGTCGTCGACGGCGTGGACAAAATCGTCCCGGTCGACGTCTACGTGCCCGGGTGCCCGCCGTCCCCGGAGGCTCTCCTGCACGGGGTTCTGCTCCTGCAAGAGAAGATCCGGCGCGCCTCGTTGCCTGCCGGCCGCTGA
- a CDS encoding NADH-quinone oxidoreductase subunit C, whose translation MEEDQVQSAATGGANAAQPPEGDRPKPKGAGAAAATRRKEQSPQPAPLAPELQALFDRIKKELPDVERDERVHGALGLRVAPERAHDVLAALRDMDGVRCNYLSCLAAVDWKDAIEVAYHLFNLDDPNVRIVVKVRLPYEGDEQPEVDSVTDLWPTANWHEREAYDLLGVRFRGHPDLRRILLPETYQGGHPLRKSFVDRRPKRQRLVRPR comes from the coding sequence ATGGAGGAGGATCAGGTGCAAAGCGCCGCCACGGGCGGCGCGAATGCTGCTCAGCCGCCGGAGGGCGACCGGCCGAAGCCGAAGGGCGCCGGGGCGGCCGCGGCGACGCGGCGCAAGGAGCAGAGCCCGCAGCCGGCTCCGCTCGCGCCCGAACTGCAAGCGCTGTTTGACCGCATCAAGAAAGAGCTGCCGGATGTCGAGCGGGACGAGCGCGTCCACGGGGCTCTTGGCCTGCGCGTCGCGCCGGAGCGCGCGCACGACGTGCTCGCCGCCCTGCGCGACATGGACGGCGTGCGCTGCAACTACCTGTCGTGCCTGGCCGCCGTCGACTGGAAGGATGCCATCGAGGTGGCTTACCACCTGTTCAACCTCGACGATCCGAACGTGCGGATCGTGGTCAAGGTCCGCCTGCCGTACGAGGGCGACGAGCAGCCCGAGGTGGACAGCGTGACGGACCTCTGGCCGACCGCCAACTGGCACGAGCGCGAGGCGTACGACCTGCTCGGCGTGCGTTTCCGCGGTCATCCGGACCTGCGCCGCATCCTCCTGCCGGAGACGTACCAGGGCGGCCATCCCTTGCGGAAGTCGTTCGTCGACCGTCGTCCGAAGCGGCAGCGCCTGGTCCGGCCGCGCTGA